One Verrucomicrobiia bacterium genomic window carries:
- a CDS encoding MoaD/ThiS family protein: protein MAVKVRIPTPLQKLTRQNALVEVSAGSIRQTIEALEKDYPGIKERICDEAGKIRRFVNVYLNEEDIRFLSQEETTVKDGDEISIVPAIAGG, encoded by the coding sequence ATGGCCGTTAAAGTAAGGATTCCGACCCCGCTGCAAAAGCTGACCCGCCAGAACGCGCTGGTGGAAGTGAGCGCCGGCAGCATCCGTCAGACCATCGAGGCGCTGGAGAAAGATTATCCCGGCATCAAGGAGCGCATCTGCGACGAGGCGGGGAAGATCCGCCGGTTCGTGAACGTGTATCTCAACGAAGAAGACATCCGTTTTTTAAGCCAGGAAGAAACAACGGTCAAGGACGGCGACGAGATTTCCATCGTCCCCGCGATTGCCGGGGGGTAA
- a CDS encoding NIL domain-containing protein, producing MAKKAYHLFFEQKLIKEPIMYVVARDHNLLLNIRRAKITAEVGDATIELEGDEANIKKAEDAFRAKGVKVVSVLGDIVEG from the coding sequence GTGGCCAAAAAAGCCTACCATCTCTTTTTCGAACAGAAACTCATCAAAGAACCCATCATGTACGTGGTCGCGCGTGACCATAACCTTCTTTTAAACATTCGCCGCGCCAAAATTACCGCGGAAGTCGGCGACGCCACCATCGAGCTCGAAGGCGACGAGGCCAACATCAAAAAGGCCGAGGACGCATTCCGCGCAAAGGGCGTCAAAGTCGTTTCCGTGCTGGGCGACATCGTCGAAGGATAA
- the bioB gene encoding biotin synthase BioB, producing the protein MTEKTGTGTSALIESLKARVLEGGEVGFDEAMKLIEIENGSEDFDALLEAAREITFRLNTREPGLCSLINAKSNLCGEDCGFCSQSVRFDTRVDTYKLMATDDVVKAAKDFEKKGTQNFCIVTSGAQLNDEEFEQILEIYKRLGEETSLNLDGSLGFLTPERVERLKAVGLRRFNSNLQSSREFYPKIVSTHTYDKRLETLKALQDGNMEICSGGILGMGETREDRVKLAFELKPYAPHCLPMNVLNPRPGTPLENVPKQDPAEMVKTIAVFRFIHPKSNIKLAGGREINLGDEYQELALRGGANGLITGGYLTTEGNPVHKDIEMLRRNGFEVPPPKSTPKSS; encoded by the coding sequence ATGACCGAAAAAACCGGAACCGGAACGTCCGCTCTGATCGAATCATTGAAGGCCCGCGTGCTGGAAGGCGGGGAAGTCGGCTTCGACGAGGCCATGAAGCTCATCGAAATCGAAAACGGGTCCGAGGATTTTGACGCGCTGCTGGAAGCTGCCCGCGAGATCACCTTCCGTTTAAATACCCGCGAACCCGGCCTTTGCTCGCTCATCAATGCCAAAAGCAACCTGTGCGGCGAAGACTGCGGCTTTTGTTCGCAGTCGGTGCGCTTTGATACGCGCGTTGATACGTACAAGCTTATGGCGACGGACGACGTCGTGAAGGCCGCCAAGGATTTCGAGAAAAAAGGCACGCAGAATTTCTGCATCGTGACGAGCGGCGCCCAGCTTAACGACGAGGAATTCGAACAGATCCTGGAGATCTACAAGCGCCTCGGCGAAGAAACGTCGCTCAATCTCGACGGCTCGCTCGGCTTTCTGACGCCCGAGCGCGTGGAGCGCCTGAAGGCCGTGGGCCTGCGGCGCTTCAACAGCAATCTCCAGAGTTCGCGCGAATTTTATCCCAAGATCGTTTCCACGCACACCTACGACAAGCGCCTCGAGACGCTGAAGGCCCTGCAGGACGGCAACATGGAAATCTGTTCGGGCGGCATTCTCGGCATGGGCGAGACGCGCGAAGACCGCGTGAAGCTCGCTTTCGAGCTGAAGCCTTACGCGCCGCATTGCCTTCCCATGAACGTCCTTAATCCCCGCCCCGGCACGCCGCTGGAAAATGTCCCGAAGCAGGACCCGGCGGAAATGGTGAAGACCATCGCGGTGTTCCGGTTCATCCACCCCAAATCCAACATCAAGCTCGCGGGCGGCAGGGAAATCAACCTGGGCGACGAATACCAGGAGCTGGCGCTTCGCGGCGGGGCCAACGGCCTTATCACGGGGGGCTACCTGACGACCGAAGGCAATCCGGTCCACAAGGACATCGAAATGCTCCGCCGCAATGGCTTCGAAGTCCCTCCTCCCAAATCCACGCCGAAAAGCTCATAA
- a CDS encoding SDR family oxidoreductase, producing the protein MENTLAGKTLLITGGTSRLGSAFVRNARRRGGSVFFTYHKASDKAAELEALGARGFMLDLGDTAAIDVFAREFKAQSGGGLDVLIHNAAATRDALLRDMTEEDWDHVMRVDLKAPYYLTKKVLSLLFKRTPSKIFMITSRAGLQGGVGLGSYAAAKAGLIALAKSLAQELGKKQVLVNAVNPGFMISGMTENLADEIKERNKNESPLAVFSDPEEVADFLAHLSSDAMKQVTGQIFHFESRNTRAF; encoded by the coding sequence TTGGAAAACACGCTGGCGGGAAAAACCCTTTTGATCACGGGCGGCACAAGCCGTCTGGGAAGCGCCTTCGTGCGTAATGCCCGCCGGCGCGGGGGCTCGGTTTTCTTTACTTATCACAAAGCTTCGGACAAAGCCGCGGAACTGGAAGCTCTGGGCGCGCGCGGATTCATGCTCGATCTAGGCGACACCGCGGCCATCGACGTCTTTGCCCGCGAGTTCAAGGCCCAATCCGGCGGCGGGCTGGACGTCTTGATCCACAACGCCGCGGCCACGCGCGACGCGCTCTTGCGTGACATGACCGAAGAAGATTGGGACCACGTCATGCGCGTGGATCTCAAGGCCCCGTATTATTTGACGAAAAAAGTCCTGTCGCTTCTTTTCAAGCGGACGCCGAGCAAGATTTTCATGATTACCAGCCGCGCGGGGCTGCAGGGCGGCGTCGGCCTGGGCAGTTATGCGGCCGCGAAGGCTGGACTTATCGCCCTCGCAAAATCTCTCGCGCAGGAACTCGGAAAAAAGCAGGTCCTCGTCAACGCGGTGAATCCCGGCTTTATGATTTCCGGCATGACTGAAAACCTGGCGGACGAGATCAAAGAAAGAAATAAAAACGAAAGCCCCCTGGCTGTTTTTTCCGATCCCGAAGAAGTGGCGGATTTTCTCGCGCACCTCTCTTCAGACGCGATGAAGCAGGTGACGGGCCAGATTTTCCATTTCGAATCGCGGAACACGCGGGCGTTCTAG
- a CDS encoding beta-ketoacyl-[acyl-carrier-protein] synthase family protein: protein MAFKKRIVITGAGAITPIGVDVPSFWDHLKRGVCGIDTITQFNVSRFPVKRGFEVRGFHARDHGTHLLDPFIQYAVGAADEALIGSGLKVKDIDPYRIGMSVSSSKGGVHTIDRFGDRLRETPSAILGARVYTSAVPNFAAQWIARRWELQGAAKCYVAACATGTVAVIEGAHMISEGMIDYCIAGASDASLVPLMLAGYRQMNVMAEQDILPFDKRRDGFLVGEGAGVVLLETYESAKARGAKIYAEILGHGYGNDAGRDGVRFQESENALSRTVGSALKSASIAAQDVDYVNLHGTGTTAGDLYETRQMKHAFGARAQQIPMSSTKSMTGHMLGASGAVEIIACLGALDQGFLPPTANLSQPDPECDLDYVALVSRPACPKTVLSVSMGFGGHVAAIVLGKP from the coding sequence ATGGCATTTAAAAAAAGAATCGTCATCACGGGCGCGGGCGCAATCACGCCGATCGGCGTCGACGTCCCGTCCTTCTGGGACCATTTGAAGCGCGGGGTGTGCGGCATCGACACCATTACCCAGTTCAACGTCAGCCGTTTTCCCGTGAAGCGCGGCTTCGAGGTGCGCGGCTTTCACGCACGCGATCACGGCACGCATCTCCTCGATCCTTTCATCCAGTATGCCGTCGGCGCCGCGGACGAAGCCCTCATCGGATCGGGCCTCAAAGTCAAAGACATCGATCCTTACCGCATTGGCATGTCGGTCAGCTCCAGCAAAGGCGGCGTGCACACGATCGACCGCTTCGGCGACCGTTTGCGCGAAACGCCGAGCGCGATCCTGGGCGCGCGCGTTTATACGAGCGCGGTCCCGAACTTCGCGGCTCAGTGGATCGCGCGGCGCTGGGAGCTGCAGGGCGCGGCCAAATGCTACGTGGCTGCGTGCGCGACGGGCACGGTCGCCGTCATTGAAGGCGCGCACATGATTTCCGAAGGTATGATCGATTACTGCATCGCGGGCGCGAGCGACGCTTCCCTTGTTCCTCTCATGCTCGCCGGTTACCGTCAGATGAACGTCATGGCCGAGCAAGACATCCTGCCTTTTGACAAACGCCGCGACGGATTCCTGGTCGGAGAAGGCGCAGGCGTCGTGCTGCTCGAGACCTACGAAAGCGCGAAGGCGCGCGGCGCTAAAATTTACGCGGAAATCCTGGGGCACGGCTACGGCAACGACGCGGGACGCGACGGCGTGCGCTTCCAGGAATCGGAAAATGCGCTTTCCCGCACGGTCGGAAGCGCTTTGAAAAGCGCGTCCATTGCCGCGCAGGACGTGGATTATGTGAATCTCCACGGCACGGGCACCACGGCCGGCGATCTCTACGAAACGAGGCAGATGAAGCACGCGTTCGGTGCCCGCGCGCAGCAGATCCCCATGAGCTCGACCAAATCCATGACCGGCCACATGCTCGGTGCGTCCGGCGCGGTAGAAATCATCGCGTGCCTGGGCGCGCTAGACCAGGGCTTTCTCCCTCCGACCGCCAATCTTTCCCAGCCGGATCCGGAATGCGACCTGGATTACGTGGCGCTGGTTTCCCGGCCGGCCTGTCCCAAGACCGTGCTCTCGGTTTCCATGGGATTCGGCGGCCACGTGGCGGCGATCGTCCTGGGCAAGCCATGA